The genomic interval ACCAGGCGCTGGTGAACCCCGTGCGCTGCGACCAGACCCTGAGCATCTACAAGGTCATGAACGCACTGAAGGTGGACGGCGCGGCAATCGGCAACCATGAATTCAACTATGGCCTGGGCTTCCTTGGCCAGGTCACCGGCCAGCGCTTCAAGGTGGCGGGCGTCGACCAGCCGAAGCGCTGCGCCGGCCCGGCCTTCCCGCAGGTGCTGGCCAATGTCTACAGCGTCCGGACGAAACAGCCCCTGTTCGCGCCCTGGCGCATCATCGAGAAGCGCGTGCAGGCGCAGGACGCGCGCGGCCGCGCCATCACGGCCGTCGTCAAGGTCGGCATCATCGGCTTCACGCCCCCGGCCATCATGTCCTGGGACAAGCGCTGGCTCGAGGGCAAGGTCTACACGACAGGCGTGGTGGAAGCCGCCGAAAAGTACATCCCCGAGATGCGCCGCAAGGGGGCCGATATCGTGGTGGCCATTTCGCACGGCGGCCTGGACGACAGCCCGTATTCGCCGGCGATGGAAAACGCCAACTGGTACCTGGCGCGTGTGCCGGGTGTGGACGCGATGCTGCTCGGGCACTCGCACCAGCTCTTCCCGAACGCGGCCAGCACGGCGCCCCAGTTCAACCTGGCGGGCGTGGACAAGGCCAGGGGCACGGTGCATGGCGTGCCGACGGTAATGGCCAACCTGTGGGGCAAGCACCTGGGCGTGGTCCAGCTGCACCTGCGTGCCGACGGCAAGCGCTGGACGGTCGAGAAGGACAAGACCGTGGTCGAGGCGCGCGCGGCGCAGGCGGCCGACAAATCGTTTGTGGCAGCCGACCTGCAGGTCCTGGCGCTGATCCGCGCCGAGCACGAGGCGACGATTGCCTATGTGAAGACGCCGGTCGGCAGCACCGAATTTCGCATGGCGACCTATTTTGCCGATGTCGGCGACACCTCGGCGATCGCGGTGGTCAACGCGGCGCAGACGGCCTATGTGAAGAAGTATGTCGCAGCCAACCTGCCGCAGTATG from Massilia sp. Se16.2.3 carries:
- a CDS encoding bifunctional 2',3'-cyclic-nucleotide 2'-phosphodiesterase/3'-nucleotidase, which produces MRHSIPCQIGIVLLPAVLAAPALAARPAAPKGASTTLAVLETTDLHSNVVGYDYFKLAPEPSIGLDRTATLIAQARAEFPNTVLLDNGDTIQGNALADYQALVNPVRCDQTLSIYKVMNALKVDGAAIGNHEFNYGLGFLGQVTGQRFKVAGVDQPKRCAGPAFPQVLANVYSVRTKQPLFAPWRIIEKRVQAQDARGRAITAVVKVGIIGFTPPAIMSWDKRWLEGKVYTTGVVEAAEKYIPEMRRKGADIVVAISHGGLDDSPYSPAMENANWYLARVPGVDAMLLGHSHQLFPNAASTAPQFNLAGVDKARGTVHGVPTVMANLWGKHLGVVQLHLRADGKRWTVEKDKTVVEARAAQAADKSFVAADLQVLALIRAEHEATIAYVKTPVGSTEFRMATYFADVGDTSAIAVVNAAQTAYVKKYVAANLPQYAKLPVLSMSAPFKSGNAGAFDYTDVAAGALALNNAADLYLYPNALYAVKVDGAGLKAWLETAARRFNTIDPKQTAPQELVDASFPSYNFDTPTSLDISYEIDLTRAPGERIVNLRLRGEPVNAQQEFIVATNNYRASGGGNFPGLDGSKTVLASPDTSRDVLIAHIRATKQLTRAEHGSVRSWRFARVATAGPVVFHSAPGMLKLAREAGLDNVSLLREDDGAGKGFALYALDLAK